The region ACCTTGCAAAAAATTAAAATGTTCAAGAGTGTAATGCATTGTTTCTTTTTCTGTTGTTTTAGTGTATTCATCTAATATATCTTGAGATAATTTTGGTCTATCCCAAATTTGAGAAGCTTTTTTTCCTAGTTCCTTGGCTCTTGTTTCAATTTCTTCCTTGTCCCATTTAGCAGCATTTCTTAAATAAGTATTCAATCTTAAAGGAGAATTGTCAAAACCGCCATCAATGGATTTTTTTTGAGCAAAAGATTTATCACTTAATTCTGAGTTGTAACCAGTAAGTGTAAGGTTTCCAAGTGTGTGCAAATACGATTTTTGAACTTCTTTCCAATCTTCACCTAACATATTTTGCCAATCGGTAGATAAATTTGGATTCTGTGGAAGAATATGCTCAATAGTATATTCGTCGACATTAGAGAATTCTTTTCTTCCAAAATTTTCAAGATTACTTAATAAATAGTTTCTTGAACGAAAATTATACACATCTTTTGCTACAATCTCTCTTTCGAATTCTGTGTCATCTGGAAATCTTTTATAACTATCTAGCAATTGAAAAGCAACTTGAACACTCTGTAAATATTTTTCATGATTTACAGATTTATACAAAGTTCCGAATGTTTTGTTTAAACTATTGGTAGGAATACCACAGATTGCTCTTCTAAATACATAACTTTCAACCAATTTTAGAATTTGCAACAACTCATCTTTTGAAATAGTTTGTTCTACAAAATCATTATAAACAGGCAATATAAACGGGTAGGCTACATCTACTTTTAATTTCAAGATTTGGTTGAACTGCTGTTGTAAATCTTTGTCCTTTTCTTTTTTAAGTACAATTTTAGCATAATGTGAAGCATAAGTGAATACATCCTTAACAATTTCTTCCATTTCAGTATGAGATTTTCCAGAATTTACAAAGAGTTTAAATTCTTCATATACCTCATTAATTCTGGGAATCCTTCCTGTTTTTACTGATAGATAATCTCTCATGAATCCGTCAAATCGTGATGCATATTCATTGCCGAAAGCCAGCTCCATCGGAAACCAATAGTTTTCGTACAATTTGGTTTGTAAATCTATCTCTTGCCCCATCAATACATAATTTCTAATCAAATCGGCTTGAGATAAATCTAATCCTGTAGAATTCATGCTTTCGAAAATCAACTGTGGGTTGTCTTTATCTTTTTCTAATGCAACATCTACGATAAACAAACGTAAAATTCCGTTGTAGATATCCTTTGCATTATCCTTATTGATTTTGGAAGCGAAAAACTTATAATTTTCGGTAACTCTATTTGTTACTTCTTCTTGTGGAACTTGATTTAATAGATTAATATAAGATTGTTTATCTCCTCGTGTTAGCATTAATTTATATCGTAAATCATTTTCTTCTTCCGCATTTAGTAAATAATAATTAAACAATTTTGTAGCATTGGTGTCAATTTCTATCTCGTTGTTTTTTGAAAAATGAGCTAATGCCATGATCAGAATTGAAACTGTGGTTAATCTTTGTTGACCATCAATAACCAACAATTTTGGGACATCGGAAATTGTTGTAATATCTTCTTGAAAATAAACGATAGAACCTAAGAAATGTCCTTGTAAATTGTCATCCTGAGAAATTCTGATAATGTCGGATAGCAATTGATTGCATTGCGATAATTGCCAACTGTAAGTTCTCTGGTAAATAGGAATTACAAATTGTTTTGGACCTTTAATAACAGTCAATAAGTTTGCTGATGTGGCTTTCATATATTATTTAAATAAAAAAAGTGTTGATTTTCGATTTCTACAATATTTTTAAAATATATTGCGTGTATCATTTTGATAGATTTAATAACCATATCTATTTTGAGACGCTACAAATTAATTTTTGAATACTCTAGCCGTAAATATAACCAAAATCACCACTCCGCCCAATACGGTAAACCGTAAAAGCTATTTTAATGAAAAAAATATAGATTTAATTGTTGGGTTTTAGGACGTGTTTTTGTAGATATTTTTTTATATTTAACCTCATTATAAAAGGTACTTGCCATGGAACACAAAATACATCAGGGTCGCAATGTGAAACGCTTTAGGGAAATGCTGGGCATAAAGCAGGAGGCTTTGGCTTTTGATATTGGTGGCGACTGGAACCAAAAGAAAGTTTCTCTGTTGGAACAGAAAGAAGTGATTGAAGATGCTTTACTACAACAAATAGCTGAAGTATTGAAAATCCCGGTGGAAGCGTTTCAGAATTTTGATGAAGAACAGGCTGTGAATATTATTTCAAATACGTTTACAGCGAGTGATAATGCAACGGGTTTTATTTATAATCATTATCCAACATTCAATCCTATTGATAAAATAATTCAGCTTTATGAAGAAAAAACAGCCCTTTATGAACGTATGCTAAAGGAGAAAGATGATATGATGGTAAGGCTGGAAAAGCTGATTGATAATAAATAAATGCACAATATTGTAAATGAAAAGCTCAACAGAAATGTTGAGCTTTTTTATCAGGCGCTAGCTCCATCAACGAAAACGTCTACGAAATTTTGCACTTTCTGAATAATTCTTCTTCCTATATTATTCCTTTCAGTGAGTTTTGGTTTTACTTCAAGAAGTTTTAAAGCATCACTAATTTTAGGTTTCTTGGCAGTGAAAAGAAAATCATCAATAGCATCTCTGAATCTGTCCCTATTCAAAGATTCTTCAGTAGCAATTTTGTCAAAAGCAGAGATTTTTTCATTATTCCAGAATTTCTCAAATTCTTCATTTACATTATTGCCGTCAGAAATATGAGGCAGATTTTCCTCTATAAATTTCTCTATCAATTCCTTTTTGCTTCTCAGTTTAGCATCCCCAGTAAGAATATCCCTGATTTCTTTTTTCTTGTTGAAAAAGGGCATAATATTTCTGCAAAACATCAATACTGCTTACACAAAACATTGCATTAAAGGTACCGCTGTGTGTTTCTTCCATATTCTGCAATAAGATAATCTGCAATTTTTTCAATACGTTTCGGGCTTTCAAGAAGTTTCTGAGTATCTATTGCCTCAACATCGGTATCTATGTAGGTATTGCTCCCTTCTTTTTCCTTGTATCTTCCCACATATTCCACAGAAAACTTCAAAACGTAACCGTAATATGGAATTTTTTCAAAAAAATCCCATCAAACTTTTATGTACGCAAAATCATTGCGTAGTGGTAACCTAATTTCGTATTATGATAATTAGAAAGTGTAAGAGATAGCTCATTAAAAAAAAAGAAATATTAGAATTATCTGATAATGTGCACTTGTTTAATTACTGAAAATAAAATTATAACAAATTAAAATTTTCTATTATGAAAAAAAATCAACACGTCGTGCCACATCAAGGAAAGTGGGCAGTAAAAGGAGCAGGTAATCAAAAGAATACCATAATTACAAATACACAGAAAGAAGCTATTGATAAAGCAAGGAATATTGCTATTAATCAAGAATCTGAGCTTTTTATTCATGGAAAAGGAGGCCAGATCAGAGCTAAAAATAGTTATGGTAATGATCCAAGTGATGTAAAAGGCTAATTATTAAGAATTAATGAATTTAAATTATCAGTGACGTTTTTCCACTGTTGGTGAAAAGCAAGATTTAAAAATTAATTAGATATGGGTTAAAATATATATTAATAAAGTAGATGATGAACAAAAAGTCAGAGGAAATAACAATTTAATAAAATAATAAAATGGAAACATTTAATACTTATTTTACAAAGTTAAGAAATAAAGATATAAACTTTGTAGACATCCCTTTAGGGGAAGATTTAGAGGCATTTATTTGCCCATTTTTAATCGAAAATAAAAAGTTAAGTGCACCAATAGCACTTAAAGTTTATGAAAGAGTACATCAATTTTTAATAAAACTTAACCGGGATTTTATTGAACCGGATAAAAGAAATGAGGGGATTGAATTTCTTTCTCATTTACATGAGCCGAATGAATTTCATTTAGGTTATTCACATAGAAATAAAGGTAAAGCAGTTTCTGATGTAAGAGCAGAAGTAATTTATGATGCACTAAGAAATAATACTTTAGCAAAGCAAAATGCTGCAATTACCAATGAAGCTCATTTTGTACTTCTTCTCGTTAAAGGGATTGGACAAGATATTATGTCTGATATAATAGCAAATGTTTGTAGAGATATTTTTTCTGATTTTACATTGCAAATATGTAGAAAACACAATATTTATACAATTGCTAAAAGTAT is a window of Elizabethkingia anophelis R26 DNA encoding:
- a CDS encoding HsdR family type I site-specific deoxyribonuclease produces the protein MGRYKEKEGSNTYIDTDVEAIDTQKLLESPKRIEKIADYLIAEYGRNTQRYL
- a CDS encoding DUF262 and DUF1524 domain-containing protein, which translates into the protein MKATSANLLTVIKGPKQFVIPIYQRTYSWQLSQCNQLLSDIIRISQDDNLQGHFLGSIVYFQEDITTISDVPKLLVIDGQQRLTTVSILIMALAHFSKNNEIEIDTNATKLFNYYLLNAEEENDLRYKLMLTRGDKQSYINLLNQVPQEEVTNRVTENYKFFASKINKDNAKDIYNGILRLFIVDVALEKDKDNPQLIFESMNSTGLDLSQADLIRNYVLMGQEIDLQTKLYENYWFPMELAFGNEYASRFDGFMRDYLSVKTGRIPRINEVYEEFKLFVNSGKSHTEMEEIVKDVFTYASHYAKIVLKKEKDKDLQQQFNQILKLKVDVAYPFILPVYNDFVEQTISKDELLQILKLVESYVFRRAICGIPTNSLNKTFGTLYKSVNHEKYLQSVQVAFQLLDSYKRFPDDTEFEREIVAKDVYNFRSRNYLLSNLENFGRKEFSNVDEYTIEHILPQNPNLSTDWQNMLGEDWKEVQKSYLHTLGNLTLTGYNSELSDKSFAQKKSIDGGFDNSPLRLNTYLRNAAKWDKEEIETRAKELGKKASQIWDRPKLSQDILDEYTKTTEKETMHYTLEHFNFLQGEMLELYNAISKRILNMDSSVKEEFKKLYVAFKSATNFVDIEPQKSRLRLMLNMKFDEVNDPNGLCKDVTGLGRWGNGDVEVMLSNQNEIDNVMDLIQQSYDLQFVTD
- a CDS encoding DUF2188 domain-containing protein produces the protein MKKNQHVVPHQGKWAVKGAGNQKNTIITNTQKEAIDKARNIAINQESELFIHGKGGQIRAKNSYGNDPSDVKG
- a CDS encoding type I restriction endonuclease subunit R, EcoR124 family, which produces MPFFNKKKEIRDILTGDAKLRSKKELIEKFIEENLPHISDGNNVNEEFEKFWNNEKISAFDKIATEESLNRDRFRDAIDDFLFTAKKPKISDALKLLEVKPKLTERNNIGRRIIQKVQNFVDVFVDGASA
- a CDS encoding helix-turn-helix domain-containing protein, which produces MEHKIHQGRNVKRFREMLGIKQEALAFDIGGDWNQKKVSLLEQKEVIEDALLQQIAEVLKIPVEAFQNFDEEQAVNIISNTFTASDNATGFIYNHYPTFNPIDKIIQLYEEKTALYERMLKEKDDMMVRLEKLIDNK